The Opitutales bacterium ASA1 genome window below encodes:
- a CDS encoding malate dehydrogenase → MKQPIHVTVTGAAGQIGYALLFRIASGAVFGPDQPVVLRLLEIAPALPALEGVVMELQDCAFPLLADVVPTADLDEGFRGTNWAFLVGSVPRKAGMERKDLLGINGKIFIGQGKAIAKNAASDVRTLVVGNPCNTNCLIAMNNAKDVPADRWFAMTRLDENRAKTQLAIKAGKHVSEVSNLAIWGNHSSTMYPDYFNAKIGGKPCTEVITDSAWYAETFIPTVQQRGAAIIKARGLSSAASAANAAIDTVRSLINPTPAGDCTSVAVCSDGSYGIEKGLMFSYPIRSDGKNWSIVQDVPVGEFSRAKITATENELKEEKSMVAELLG, encoded by the coding sequence ATGAAGCAGCCCATTCACGTCACCGTCACCGGCGCGGCCGGTCAGATCGGCTATGCGCTCCTCTTCCGCATCGCCTCCGGAGCCGTCTTCGGCCCCGACCAGCCCGTGGTGCTCCGACTGCTGGAGATCGCGCCCGCCCTCCCCGCGCTCGAAGGCGTCGTGATGGAGCTGCAGGACTGCGCCTTCCCGCTCCTCGCCGACGTCGTCCCCACCGCCGATCTCGACGAAGGCTTCCGCGGCACGAACTGGGCCTTCCTCGTCGGCAGCGTCCCGCGCAAGGCCGGCATGGAGCGCAAAGACCTCCTCGGCATCAACGGCAAGATCTTCATCGGCCAAGGCAAAGCCATCGCCAAGAACGCCGCCTCCGACGTCCGCACCCTCGTCGTCGGCAACCCCTGCAACACCAACTGCCTCATCGCGATGAACAACGCGAAGGACGTCCCCGCCGACCGCTGGTTCGCCATGACCCGCCTCGACGAAAACCGCGCCAAGACCCAGCTCGCGATCAAGGCCGGCAAACACGTCTCCGAGGTCTCCAACCTCGCCATCTGGGGCAACCACTCCTCCACGATGTACCCCGACTACTTCAACGCGAAGATCGGCGGCAAACCCTGCACCGAAGTCATCACCGACTCCGCCTGGTACGCCGAGACGTTCATCCCCACCGTCCAACAGCGCGGTGCCGCCATCATCAAGGCCCGCGGCCTCTCCTCCGCCGCCTCCGCCGCCAACGCCGCCATCGACACCGTCCGCTCGTTGATCAACCCCACGCCCGCCGGCGACTGCACCAGCGTCGCCGTGTGCAGCGACGGCAGCTACGGCATCGAAAAGGGTCTCATGTTCTCCTACCCGATCCGCAGCGACGGCAAGAACTGGTCCATCGTGCAAGACGTGCCCGTCGGCGAGTTCAGCCGCGCCAAGATCACCGCGACCGAAAACGAATTGAAGGAAGAGAAATCGATGGTCGCCGAACTCCTCGGCTGA
- a CDS encoding 3-deoxy-7-phosphoheptulonate synthase, translated as MHQTSDIHVVSNRPLPSPAELLKSIPRTDAQSDFVARSRREIHDIIFGDDRRFLLIVGPCSIHDVEAGREYAVRLARLAREVSDRLLLVMRVYFEKPRTTVGWKGLIMDPRLDGSSDIPEGLRIARGLLRDIVDLGLPTATELLDPITPQYIADLVCWSAIGARTTESQTHRQMASGLSMPIGFKNGTDGTLQSAINAIRAAQQPQTFLGVDLDGRASAVTTRGNPNCHVVLRGGRNGPNFGPEPVAEAEAALRTAKLPPAVLVDCNHDNSSKQPERQPEVLRVIVDQLLAGRTSLIGAMIESNLEAGAQPFPVPLDQLRHGVSITDGCIGWDATEAAIRETHARLASRFA; from the coding sequence GTGCACCAAACGTCCGATATCCACGTCGTCAGCAACCGCCCGCTCCCCTCGCCCGCGGAGCTGCTGAAGTCCATCCCCCGCACCGACGCGCAGTCCGATTTCGTCGCCCGCTCCCGCCGCGAGATCCACGACATCATCTTCGGCGACGATCGTCGGTTTCTCCTCATCGTCGGCCCCTGCTCGATCCACGATGTCGAGGCCGGCCGCGAATACGCCGTGCGCCTCGCCCGTCTCGCCCGCGAGGTGAGCGACCGCCTCCTGCTCGTCATGCGGGTCTATTTCGAGAAACCCCGCACCACCGTCGGCTGGAAAGGGCTCATCATGGACCCCCGCCTCGACGGCAGCAGCGACATCCCCGAAGGCCTGCGCATCGCCCGCGGACTGCTTCGCGACATCGTCGACCTCGGCCTCCCCACCGCCACCGAGCTGCTCGACCCCATCACGCCGCAATACATCGCCGACCTCGTGTGCTGGTCCGCGATCGGCGCGCGCACGACCGAATCGCAAACGCACCGCCAGATGGCCTCCGGTCTCTCGATGCCCATCGGCTTCAAGAACGGCACCGACGGCACGCTCCAGTCCGCCATCAACGCCATCCGCGCCGCGCAGCAGCCGCAGACGTTTCTCGGCGTGGACCTCGACGGACGCGCTTCCGCCGTCACCACCCGCGGCAACCCCAACTGCCACGTCGTCCTCCGCGGCGGCCGCAACGGCCCCAACTTCGGCCCCGAACCCGTCGCCGAAGCCGAAGCCGCCCTGCGCACCGCCAAGCTCCCGCCCGCCGTCCTCGTCGACTGCAACCACGACAACAGCAGCAAGCAACCCGAGCGACAGCCCGAGGTCCTGCGCGTGATCGTCGACCAACTCCTCGCCGGCCGCACCAGCCTCATCGGCGCCATGATCGAGAGCAACCTCGAGGCTGGTGCCCAACCCTTCCCCGTCCCGCTCGACCAGCTCCGCCACGGCGTCTCCATCACCGACGGCTGCATCGGCTGGGACGCGACCGAAGCCGCCATCCGCGAAACACACGCCCGCCTCGCCTCGCGCTTCGCCTGA
- a CDS encoding GNAT family N-acetyltransferase produces MPPLDLRPFQAADLPALSRICLETGDNGHDATPRASHPELLSDYFAVPYAVRQPEACLVLADAVGPCGYVVGTFDTIAWCGWFNREWLPGLRAKYRSVEPRSDACDAWLLAWLAQDAEPPPHTAAFPAHLHIDLLPRAQGGGWGRKLFSGWCDLAATHGATGVHLGVSRRNPRAVAFYERMGMTRIAEPEGAWIYGLRLGNRVG; encoded by the coding sequence ATGCCCCCGCTCGACCTCCGCCCGTTTCAGGCGGCCGATCTCCCCGCCCTCTCCCGTATCTGTTTGGAAACCGGCGACAACGGCCACGACGCCACCCCACGCGCCTCCCATCCCGAATTGCTGAGCGACTACTTCGCGGTCCCGTACGCCGTCCGACAGCCCGAAGCCTGTCTCGTGCTGGCGGACGCCGTCGGACCATGTGGCTACGTTGTCGGCACGTTCGACACGATCGCTTGGTGCGGGTGGTTCAACCGCGAGTGGCTTCCGGGCCTTCGCGCGAAGTATCGCAGCGTCGAGCCACGCTCGGACGCATGCGACGCATGGTTGCTCGCATGGCTCGCCCAAGACGCGGAACCGCCGCCGCACACGGCCGCGTTTCCCGCCCACCTCCACATCGACTTGCTGCCGCGCGCTCAGGGCGGCGGCTGGGGGCGGAAACTCTTCTCCGGGTGGTGCGATCTCGCCGCGACCCACGGCGCGACCGGCGTCCACCTCGGCGTCTCTCGACGCAATCCGAGAGCCGTCGCCTTCTACGAACGCATGGGCATGACGCGCATCGCCGAACCCGAGGGCGCATGGATCTACGGTCTTCGCTTGGGCAACCGCGTCGGCTGA
- the guaA gene encoding glutamine-hydrolyzing GMP synthase, with amino-acid sequence MHQIVGVLDFGSQYTQVIARRIRECSVYSRIYHYSTPAAQLKADGVVGIILSGGPSSVYAEDAPLPDKAIFKLGVPVLGICYGLQLMGNLLGGKVERSPRREYGHGTLKVDSAHSLFHDMPGELQVWNSHGDHLTKLPKGFERIAHTDNAPNAAIEDRRRRLFAIQFHPEVHHTDHGTRIIDNFLKRICGCTGDWSMADFIADAVQKIRDTVGDSRVILGLSGGVDSSVAAALIHRAIGDQLTCVFVDNGLLRLDERRHVTELYQRNFHLDVRVVNAGPLFLRKLKGVTDPERKRKIIGRTFVKVFEDSLRSIGEADFLAQGTLYPDVIESVAIAGNPAALIKSHHNVGGLPARMKLKLLEPLRELFKDEVRAVGTALGLPKEVVWRQPFPGPGLGVRVVGEITARRLRILREADAILHDEMMRSGWYYKVWQSFAVLVPVRTVGVMGDERTYDYVIALRVVESADAMTADWVRLPYELLRTVSSRIINEVDGANRVVLDISSKPPSTIEWE; translated from the coding sequence ATGCATCAGATCGTCGGCGTCCTCGATTTCGGTTCGCAGTACACTCAGGTGATCGCGCGCCGCATCCGCGAGTGTTCCGTGTATTCGCGGATCTATCACTACTCGACTCCCGCCGCACAACTGAAGGCCGACGGTGTGGTCGGCATCATCCTCTCCGGTGGACCATCCAGCGTGTACGCCGAAGACGCCCCGCTTCCCGACAAAGCCATTTTCAAGCTCGGCGTACCCGTGCTCGGCATCTGTTACGGCCTGCAACTGATGGGCAACCTGCTCGGCGGCAAGGTCGAGCGCAGCCCTCGCCGCGAATACGGGCACGGCACGCTGAAGGTCGACTCCGCCCATTCGCTCTTCCACGACATGCCCGGCGAGCTGCAGGTCTGGAACTCGCACGGCGACCATCTCACGAAATTGCCCAAGGGCTTCGAGCGCATCGCCCACACCGACAACGCCCCCAACGCTGCGATCGAGGACCGCAGACGCCGCCTCTTCGCCATCCAGTTTCACCCCGAGGTCCACCACACCGACCACGGCACGCGCATCATCGACAACTTCCTCAAGCGCATCTGCGGCTGCACCGGCGATTGGTCGATGGCCGACTTCATCGCCGACGCCGTCCAGAAGATCCGCGACACGGTCGGCGACAGCCGCGTGATCCTCGGCCTTAGCGGCGGCGTCGATTCGTCCGTCGCCGCCGCGCTCATCCACCGCGCGATCGGCGACCAACTCACGTGCGTGTTCGTCGACAACGGCCTGCTGCGCCTCGACGAGCGCCGGCACGTGACCGAGCTCTACCAGCGCAATTTCCACCTCGACGTGAGGGTGGTGAACGCCGGCCCGCTCTTCCTGCGCAAGCTCAAGGGCGTCACCGACCCCGAACGCAAACGCAAGATCATCGGCCGCACGTTCGTGAAGGTCTTCGAGGACTCCCTCCGCTCGATCGGCGAAGCCGACTTCCTCGCCCAAGGCACCCTTTATCCCGACGTAATCGAGAGCGTCGCGATCGCGGGCAATCCCGCCGCGTTGATCAAGAGCCACCACAACGTCGGTGGCCTCCCCGCGCGCATGAAGTTGAAACTGCTCGAGCCTCTGCGCGAGTTGTTCAAAGACGAGGTCCGCGCCGTCGGCACCGCCCTCGGCCTCCCCAAAGAGGTGGTGTGGCGCCAACCCTTCCCCGGCCCCGGTCTCGGCGTCCGCGTGGTCGGCGAGATCACCGCCCGCCGCCTCCGCATCCTGCGCGAGGCCGACGCCATCCTCCACGACGAGATGATGCGCTCCGGCTGGTACTACAAGGTGTGGCAATCCTTCGCCGTCCTCGTCCCCGTCCGCACGGTCGGCGTGATGGGCGACGAACGCACCTACGACTACGTCATCGCCTTGCGCGTGGTCGAGAGCGCCGACGCCATGACCGCCGACTGGGTCCGCCTCCCCTACGAGCTGCTCCGCACCGTCTCCAGCCGCATCATCAACGAGGTCGACGGCGCCAACCGCGTGGTGCTCGACATCAGCTCCAAGCCGCCGAGCACGATCGAATGGGAGTAA
- the lpxA_1 gene encoding acyl-ACP--UDP-N-acetylglucosamine O-acyltransferase has translation MIGAGAIVDAGAEIGDGCVLHAHSIVRGGAVLAERVEVHPFCVVSGPPQMLRFDESLRSGVRVGARTILREGVTLNRSTRPDGWTVIGADCFLMANSHVAHDCVVADRVVLANGALLAGHCEVGAGSFLGGGAAVHQFTRIGENVMVGGLARITKDLPHFLLVAERDEVSGLNVVGLRRRGCSRAVVVELKALFRRVYGAPNVRAEAAAALAEGAATTGEGRMFLAFFAAGKRGVARPGRASEKYAEQDEEGA, from the coding sequence GTGATCGGCGCGGGCGCGATCGTCGACGCGGGCGCGGAGATCGGCGACGGTTGCGTGCTGCACGCGCACAGCATCGTGCGCGGTGGTGCGGTGCTCGCCGAGCGCGTGGAGGTGCATCCCTTTTGTGTCGTGAGCGGACCGCCGCAAATGCTGCGCTTCGACGAGTCGCTGCGCTCGGGCGTGCGCGTGGGCGCGCGGACGATCCTGCGCGAAGGCGTCACACTCAATCGCTCGACCCGGCCGGACGGTTGGACCGTGATCGGAGCGGATTGTTTTCTCATGGCCAACAGCCACGTGGCGCACGATTGCGTGGTGGCCGACCGCGTCGTGCTGGCCAACGGCGCGCTGCTGGCGGGGCATTGCGAGGTCGGTGCGGGCAGCTTCCTCGGCGGCGGAGCGGCCGTGCACCAGTTCACCCGCATCGGCGAAAACGTCATGGTGGGTGGCCTGGCCCGGATCACCAAGGACCTTCCGCACTTCCTGCTCGTGGCCGAGCGCGACGAAGTCTCCGGCCTCAACGTCGTGGGCTTGCGCCGACGCGGTTGCAGCCGTGCGGTGGTCGTGGAGTTGAAGGCGCTCTTTCGCCGCGTCTACGGCGCACCCAACGTCCGCGCCGAAGCCGCGGCTGCTCTCGCCGAAGGCGCCGCGACGACGGGCGAGGGCCGCATGTTCCTCGCCTTCTTCGCCGCCGGCAAACGCGGCGTGGCCCGCCCGGGGCGAGCGTCGGAGAAGTACGCCGAGCAAGACGAAGAGGGCGCGTAG
- a CDS encoding nitronate monooxygenase: protein MIGVVLARRLQQGDPGGHMLRALGHFPVPAVVERLVRNYYVPGGKPADAPFKPVPMPSVASGKPWTELTVAASFAEVFLAREGHDHPVGINLLEKIQVATLAPLFGAMLAGVGYVLMGAGIPRAIPGMLDRLAAGEIAELKVDVTGAAPGADGVSRLDPQEFFAEVGGAPMLERPKFIAIVSSATLAITLARKSNGKVDGFIVESELAGGHNAPPRGPLQLGPTGEPIYGARDVPDLAKIAELGLAFWLAGSRADPAGLASARAAGAAGIQVGTAFAFCEESGIEPEIKRAILRQSAEGRAKVFTDPLASPTGFPFKVVQLEGSLSEAATYDARARVCDLGYLREAYLKADGSHGYRCAAEPAGDFARKGGEANAPDGRKCLCNGLLATVGLGQLRAETGEELPIVTAGDEVAHVARLLRPGADGYSASDVIDHLLGAPV, encoded by the coding sequence ATGATCGGCGTCGTCCTCGCCCGCCGTTTGCAGCAGGGCGATCCCGGCGGGCACATGTTGCGTGCGTTGGGCCACTTTCCGGTACCCGCAGTGGTCGAGCGCCTCGTGCGCAATTACTACGTGCCCGGCGGCAAACCGGCCGACGCGCCCTTCAAACCCGTGCCGATGCCGAGCGTTGCTTCCGGGAAACCGTGGACGGAATTGACCGTCGCCGCGAGTTTCGCGGAGGTCTTTCTCGCGCGCGAGGGGCACGACCATCCGGTCGGCATCAACCTGTTGGAAAAGATCCAAGTCGCGACGCTCGCGCCGCTCTTCGGCGCGATGCTGGCGGGCGTGGGTTACGTGCTGATGGGCGCGGGTATTCCGCGGGCGATTCCCGGGATGCTCGACCGTCTGGCGGCGGGTGAGATCGCGGAACTGAAGGTCGACGTGACCGGTGCGGCCCCGGGAGCCGACGGCGTCTCGCGACTCGATCCGCAGGAGTTCTTCGCCGAGGTGGGTGGCGCGCCGATGCTGGAGCGTCCGAAGTTCATCGCCATCGTTTCCTCCGCTACGCTGGCGATCACGCTCGCGCGCAAGTCCAACGGCAAGGTCGACGGCTTCATCGTGGAGAGTGAATTGGCCGGTGGCCACAACGCCCCGCCGCGCGGACCGCTGCAGCTCGGCCCCACGGGCGAGCCGATCTACGGCGCGCGCGATGTGCCGGACTTGGCGAAGATAGCGGAGTTGGGACTTGCGTTCTGGTTGGCGGGCTCGCGCGCGGATCCCGCGGGTCTGGCTTCGGCGCGTGCGGCCGGTGCCGCAGGTATCCAAGTCGGCACGGCTTTCGCTTTTTGCGAGGAGTCGGGCATCGAGCCGGAGATCAAGCGTGCGATCTTGCGTCAGTCGGCGGAGGGGCGGGCCAAGGTCTTCACCGACCCGCTGGCCTCGCCGACCGGTTTTCCGTTCAAGGTGGTGCAGTTGGAGGGCTCGCTTTCCGAAGCGGCCACTTACGACGCTCGTGCGCGCGTGTGCGACCTCGGCTATTTGCGAGAGGCGTACCTGAAGGCGGACGGCTCGCACGGGTATCGCTGCGCGGCGGAACCCGCCGGCGACTTCGCGCGCAAAGGCGGCGAAGCGAATGCTCCGGACGGCCGCAAGTGTCTGTGCAACGGGCTGCTCGCGACCGTGGGTTTGGGCCAGTTGCGGGCGGAGACGGGCGAGGAACTGCCGATCGTCACGGCGGGCGACGAAGTCGCGCACGTGGCGCGGCTGCTGCGACCGGGAGCGGATGGATACTCCGCTTCCGACGTGATCGATCATCTGCTCGGCGCGCCGGTCTGA
- a CDS encoding glycosyltransferase, with protein sequence MSRICLIKGQSQYDTTRTLLDRLGTVWSRTGHEVHVVDLVDSNWPAAMGEAFSAEVAFVFSFNAVGMDIATESGSIYEQAGTTFVTSLMDHPVYHLERLRTAVRGAVIGCVDRTHVRFVRSHFKGTRSAAFLPHAGMAVRGETTPMNRRTIDVLFSGTYVDPDSVRKAWTEAPAAVRRIYDGVAEHLLADPTCSLVQGVEAVLEREGLAPEDTLHAALLANITPVDTFVRASRRRDALSALVEAGVPLDLVGDSWENSSFARAPRVRAHPAVPYPILLEWMQRARVVLNVLPAFPDGSHDRVFCACLSGAVCASDENPYLRETFPDDDSIVFFPTRSPEALADTLATLLRDDASLQVVADRGRAVCETAHTWENRTARITELVEASRILGALRDG encoded by the coding sequence ATGTCGCGCATCTGTTTGATCAAAGGCCAGTCGCAATACGACACGACCCGCACACTGCTCGACCGTCTCGGAACTGTCTGGTCCCGAACCGGCCACGAGGTCCACGTGGTCGATCTCGTCGATTCGAACTGGCCTGCGGCCATGGGAGAGGCGTTCTCCGCCGAGGTCGCGTTTGTCTTCTCGTTCAACGCCGTCGGAATGGACATTGCGACGGAGTCCGGATCCATCTACGAACAGGCCGGAACGACGTTCGTGACGTCGCTCATGGACCATCCGGTATATCACCTCGAGCGCCTGCGCACCGCCGTGCGAGGCGCGGTGATCGGATGTGTCGATCGCACGCATGTGAGGTTCGTCCGCAGTCACTTCAAGGGCACTCGTTCGGCTGCGTTTCTTCCTCATGCAGGGATGGCCGTTCGCGGTGAAACGACGCCGATGAACCGCCGCACGATCGACGTGCTCTTCAGTGGCACCTACGTCGATCCCGACAGTGTCCGCAAGGCATGGACCGAAGCTCCGGCCGCCGTCCGGCGAATCTACGACGGAGTGGCCGAACATCTTCTTGCAGATCCGACCTGCAGCCTCGTGCAGGGAGTCGAGGCGGTGCTCGAACGCGAGGGTCTCGCCCCGGAGGACACGTTGCACGCGGCACTCTTGGCCAATATCACGCCGGTCGACACGTTCGTCCGCGCCTCCCGCAGACGGGACGCCCTCTCCGCGCTGGTGGAGGCGGGCGTCCCACTCGATCTCGTCGGCGACTCATGGGAAAACAGTTCGTTTGCCCGCGCGCCCCGCGTCCGCGCGCACCCCGCGGTCCCCTACCCGATCTTGTTGGAGTGGATGCAACGCGCCCGTGTCGTGCTCAACGTGCTCCCGGCCTTTCCCGACGGCTCCCATGATCGCGTCTTCTGCGCGTGTCTTTCCGGTGCCGTGTGCGCGAGCGACGAGAACCCCTACCTGCGCGAGACCTTCCCCGACGACGACTCCATCGTCTTCTTCCCGACCCGATCCCCCGAGGCGCTCGCCGACACGCTTGCAACGCTGTTGCGCGACGACGCGAGTCTGCAGGTTGTCGCCGATCGCGGTCGTGCCGTCTGCGAGACGGCGCACACGTGGGAGAATCGCACGGCCCGAATCACGGAATTGGTCGAAGCGAGTCGCATACTCGGCGCCCTGCGCGACGGCTGA
- the ampC gene encoding class C beta-lactamase, whose translation MFEWKKIGIGARDLRMLRVILAGVVLAYAPSSLGREDDAGTRLEHVSEVVARDAPLLMSEHGIPGLVVGVTVRGETRVFPFGLADRERGIPVTEATLFEVGSVSKTFTATVAALAQAEGRLSLSDHPSVHWPELAGTSVDRATLAELGAYSAAGFPLQFPANVGDEDSLLRFFREWVAPAPPGGVRVYSNPSIGLLGRLTARALGKSFVRAVEDDLLPRLGLHETYIDVPDRAALAYAWGYDGENRRVRVSPGPLDAEAYGIKSNASDLLRYLEIQSAAEDAEGPLGEALRTTQSGFHRVGTMTQGLGWEHYAYPTSLDTLLEGNSPALLFQPNEVEASVASESARLFNKTGSTRGFGAYLLFVPAERVGIVVLANKNYPIPARIRLAHAVLEAVASP comes from the coding sequence ATGTTCGAATGGAAGAAAATCGGGATCGGAGCGCGTGACCTTCGCATGCTCCGTGTGATCCTCGCCGGAGTCGTCCTGGCGTATGCTCCGAGTTCGCTCGGCCGAGAAGACGACGCGGGCACGAGACTCGAGCACGTGTCGGAAGTCGTCGCGCGCGACGCTCCGCTTCTCATGAGCGAGCACGGCATCCCCGGGCTCGTCGTGGGTGTGACCGTGAGAGGCGAGACGCGCGTCTTTCCTTTCGGCCTCGCCGACAGGGAGCGCGGCATCCCGGTCACCGAAGCGACCTTGTTCGAAGTGGGCTCGGTCTCGAAGACGTTTACCGCGACCGTGGCCGCGCTCGCTCAGGCCGAGGGGAGACTCTCGCTCTCGGATCACCCGAGCGTGCATTGGCCGGAACTCGCGGGGACCTCCGTCGACCGGGCGACCCTCGCCGAACTCGGCGCATACTCCGCCGCGGGTTTTCCCCTGCAGTTCCCGGCGAACGTCGGGGACGAGGACTCGTTGCTGCGGTTTTTTCGAGAGTGGGTCGCTCCGGCGCCGCCGGGCGGTGTGCGGGTCTACTCGAATCCGAGCATCGGTCTGCTCGGTCGCCTCACGGCCCGGGCCCTCGGAAAGTCGTTCGTCCGGGCCGTCGAAGACGATCTCCTACCGCGGCTTGGGCTGCACGAAACGTACATCGACGTCCCCGATCGAGCGGCGCTTGCGTATGCGTGGGGCTACGACGGCGAGAACCGTCGCGTGCGCGTATCACCCGGACCGCTCGACGCCGAGGCCTACGGCATCAAGTCCAACGCGTCCGATCTCCTCCGCTATTTGGAGATTCAGTCGGCGGCCGAGGACGCCGAAGGTCCGTTGGGCGAGGCGTTGCGCACGACGCAGAGCGGCTTTCACCGAGTGGGGACCATGACCCAAGGCTTGGGTTGGGAGCATTACGCGTATCCGACTTCCTTGGACACGCTTCTCGAAGGCAACTCGCCTGCCCTGCTGTTTCAGCCGAACGAGGTCGAAGCGAGCGTCGCTTCCGAATCCGCGCGGCTCTTCAACAAGACCGGATCCACCCGGGGCTTCGGCGCCTACCTGCTGTTCGTCCCTGCGGAGCGAGTCGGGATCGTCGTTCTGGCCAACAAGAACTACCCGATCCCGGCGCGTATCCGGCTGGCCCATGCCGTCCTCGAGGCCGTCGCGAGTCCTTGA